GAATCTGGATATTCCACTCTCCAGGCGTCCTCAGCACATCCCAACTTGCCTTCCTTGGCGTCGTCTGGTtccacagcatcaccaccagtgTTACCGATGTGCCGACAGTAACAACAATCAGAAACCAGAGCGCAAGTTTCTGCCACTTCAGCTGCACAACGCGTAATAAGAAAAATCCCATGCAGAGCTTGGCGAGTGCGTTTCCCGAGATGGCGAAGCTGTTGGCAACATAGGTCCAGAAGATGGCCCTCGATGACTCGTCCGGAGAAAGAGTCCAGAAGCTGCGTCCCAACCCAAAATGAACAGCGACTTGAATACACGTAGCAAACACCAGCATGAATATTCCGGTCCATGCGTACATGTGGTCCTCGATGCCGACAAAGCGAACGATTCGTATGCGGGTGTACAGACGTAGGCCGACGAGTCCAAGAGACAGCGCCGTCATGGCCCACATGGCAATGGCCAGAGTGTGTCCCGCGTGCATCGTAGAGTCGACATTACTGCATCTGAAAGACTTTTGCCAAAAGGAGAAAAGAAGGATTTCTCAGAAGCACCTAAATCGGGGCCTGGCTTGGTTTTGAGATGTTGGTAGGTACTGAAAAACAAAATGACGATCAGATGTGATTAATGCCTCGATACTTAACAGGAGATGACATGACACCCCCAAAAATCACAAGAACGATAAAATCCGCTTAGTTGACTCGAGTCTGACGAATTGCAGCGGGATGTCATCGATTCGTGGCTGCAAAGAATTGAACCTCCTGGTCCTTCCTTCCGGATTGGTCAACGGATACGGGCAGTTGGCCAATCAGATGCCAGAAATCCACCACTTACAAGCGCCGCCAACTGCCAAGACCCGACCTCTGAGATCTCATGGGAGGAAGCTATTTCTTGACCACAAACGTCGGAAGCGCTATCATGTTGCAACATGGGGGCCCCAtgaactttttttttattctccGGTTTAATTATCGGCAGTGAAATCGAAAATAGGATACACGTACAATCGCGGGGTGGAATGATGTCATATGCTGCAGGTCGAGAACATCTACCCGAGGTCGGCATCATACTTGTTGCTTGTTGTGAGTCAACCCCGTTCCTTGATCGCGAATAGTCAGTGCCTGATTCTCGAACACACTCACCAAACATTCAACAACCCACCTAGgcaacctccatctccccttGGCATATCTTATCATTTGCCTTACAaacccccaccgcccccgccatGCAGCTTGCTCATCAATACAAATATCACACCTCTGCGATCCTCGCCCTATGCTTATTTGTCGCCCCGCAAAGAAGCATAGATATCGCGCCGCCAGTTGGCCGGTGTGATGTCTTCCATACCCCACGGTCATGTCTCTGCCTCTTCCCACACCATGAAACACCGACATGTTGAGTCgaaggaagaaagaaaagtgCGGTAGCAGCCGAGCGGCAAAGAAGGCACCTAAATTCCTCCCGCCAGCTTCCCGATATTAGGTCTTTGCGGCTGGCTAGGCTGAATACCAGCTTGGCCCACCCAACTACCGGGGGTAATACTCGTCCGATCCGCGTGTGGTTAAGTAGCAGTCTGATCCTGGACCCCAAGAGAGAACTGCCAGAGATGAGTTGAATGTATTCAAAAGGTTCGACCTGGCATACTTCTTAGCATCCGCCCCAATACGTGGCGGACCGTGTCTACGTGCCTAGAAAATACGGCACGTCCCGCTTAATCGGCAGTGACTTTCAAGAATCCCTCGGCCACAACAACTCTTCCTCGGATCAAACTTCATTCTTGTTCCAATTGTCTTATCTATTTTCCCCATATTCTAACAGGGGCCGCCCGCCTAGCTAAGATACCACATGATATCCAATATTCCCACCAATAACTCCCCAcccaaccagcaacaccCGCGGGCCTTAGTAAACATACCTGAACCCATCAGCCCTGACATCCCCCACAGAGGAATCCGACACAACACCCGTTTCGGCATTCTCTGCCCTCTGTCTTTCAGCCTTTTCAAGCTTTGTGTTCTCCCACTTGTGGAGATACCGTAACACAATCGCCAACAGACCAACAAGCAAACAAATAGCCGAGTTCGCGCTCCCTCCGGGGGTGTATTGCGGTGCCGCCGTTTGAGGGTACATGTACGAGCCGTAGATACTAGCCGTATTGCCCAccatgttggcgatggccaCCGCTGCGCCGCGCTTGACCATGGGACGGGGGAACGAGTTGGCAATCCATGACAGGATGATTTGATCTGTTTACAGTTCGGTTAATTTCTTCAGCCTTTTGGGAGATCAGGCAGTGCTCACAAGCAGAAACGGCCCCCATGGGCATCAGAAACATGGCAAAGAACCTTGCCCCGGTGACTGTCGTACCAGTAGCAATCGCGTTGCCCACCGCTGACACCAGCATCAGACCAAAAATGTGGAGGGATCGATCCTTTGTCCGAGCCGACGTCCAGGTAACGCATACCGAAATCAAAAATGTGGCGAACCAGACAGGGGCCGTCAGCCAAAGCGTTTCGATCTTTCCGTAGCCTAGTGTTCCAACAATGCTGGGGAAGAAATACTGGAATGTCTGCGACAGCAAGCTGAGATGCTGCAGCAGGACAAACAGATAGAGCCGGTAGTCTAGTAAGGCGAGCTTGGTGCCTTGCCAGACCGTCCTGGCCCTTTGGTCGTCGGACTCGTTGATGTCGGCCAGAAGTCTCCATGAAGCGTACTCTCGTTCTTGTGGACTCAACCAGCGCGTCGTGCTTGGGTAGTCGGGCAACACCCACATGGCTATCAGAGCAACCGCGATGGTAATAACACCCTCCTACTCAGCTGTCAGCCATGCTGGAGACACAGTCCGGCGAACACTTACGATaacaaacaaccacctccacccagcAATCCCCTGAGCACCCTCCATCTTTCCCAAAACAGCTGCTCCTATCAGCCCCCCAAACATGTTCGCCAACGCATTCCCTGAGTAAAAGTacgacatcctcctcgtcaattCAGCCCTTGTATACCAACTGCTCATCAAGAACACGGCCCCCGGGAAAAACGGCGCCTCGACAAAACCCAGCAAaattctcaccaccaccaactgcGCAAAGCTCTTGGTCGCACCGCTGCAGGCAGAGACGGCCCCCCAGAGGCACATAGCCCCCGTCAGGTAAATGCTCGGCCTGACTCTTGTTATGAGGAGGTTCGACGGCAGCTGGAAGACGAGGTaggagacgaagaagatggacGTGGCGAAGTTGAAGTCGGTGCCTGACATGCCGAGGTCTGCCTCCAAGGTTCCCTGGCGGGcttgggcgaggttggcgcggtcgaggaagttgaggaggtaCATGAGGATTaggcaggggaggaggcggaggtcgATTTTGCGGACGAGGGTTCGTTCGAAGGAGGCGTGCCATTCTGGGGATTGAGAACGGAAGTGTTGGATGTCGTCgttgggcggcggtggtttcTCGGGGTCGCTGGGGGTTTTGCTTGGGGATTCTGCATGGTcgacatgatgatggttaAGGGGTGATGATTTGGTGTCCATTTTCTAGGTAGTTCCAACAGTTGGGATGACGGCAACAGTGACAGACATAGGATCAAAGGAGGTGCAGAAACCCCGAGTTCATGAATCCCAGGTTATATCCGGTGACTGGGTGAGGGTTCTTGCCTTGTGTATTTGTACCAGACATGCTCAAGATTGGAAGGCACGATCTTATGCATGAGACAATCACGCACAGATAACTTTTTTCCCGGATGCCACCGCATATCTGCATATCTGCACCATCTTCCGCTCTTCAGCTCGCCGTTACTGGTTGtctccgtcaccgtcacctcGTGTGTGATGATGCCAGTGATGCTGAtcgcttcttctcctcacacctcctccctctcccctctcccccactTGACCAATCGCCATCCCTTGTCAGCGCCATTACCCCAGATTTCCAGGATTCCATTCCGTGGAATTGCTCCACCAAACCGCCCCCCATTCTGCAGAGCTAGCCAAAAGCTTGGTCATCGCCTTACTCCGCTTCCCTGGCTCTGTCGATTGTCGCTCGACATCCATTCCCTGCTTTGGGGCATTCGAGAAAAACTGCCGAAGTCAATTCCCTACCTCTGGCGAGCACCGC
This window of the Podospora pseudoanserina strain CBS 124.78 chromosome 3, whole genome shotgun sequence genome carries:
- a CDS encoding hypothetical protein (COG:G; EggNog:ENOG503NU7U), which encodes MDTKSSPLNHHHVDHAESPSKTPSDPEKPPPPNDDIQHFRSQSPEWHASFERTLVRKIDLRLLPCLILMYLLNFLDRANLAQARQGTLEADLGMSGTDFNFATSIFFVSYLVFQLPSNLLITRVRPSIYLTGAMCLWGAVSACSGATKSFAQLVVVRILLGFVEAPFFPGAVFLMSSWYTRAELTRRMSYFYSGNALANMFGGLIGAAVLGKMEGAQGIAGWRWLFVIEGVITIAVALIAMWVLPDYPSTTRWLSPQEREYASWRLLADINESDDQRARTVWQGTKLALLDYRLYLFVLLQHLSLLSQTFQYFFPSIVGTLGYGKIETLWLTAPVWFATFLISVCVTWTSARTKDRSLHIFGLMLVSAVGNAIATGTTVTGARFFAMFLMPMGAVSAYQIILSWIANSFPRPMVKRGAAVAIANMVGNTASIYGSYMYPQTAAPQYTPGGSANSAICLLVGLLAIVLRYLHKWENTKLEKAERQRAENAETGVVSDSSVGDVRADGFRYVY